Proteins from one Mercurialis annua linkage group LG7, ddMerAnnu1.2, whole genome shotgun sequence genomic window:
- the LOC126656975 gene encoding uncharacterized protein LOC126656975 produces MDPPGDDIPPATNRGDRETEPPALNLFPPGSEEGETSDSQAIRQTAPPITGTPNEEPISSQAMFKAFLEITSLLKDIKKTVSLQSQEPESTKLSAEKSTSSLDKGKEPLGLEKTPDNSTQKQNAPITIPDEERWMEEQHAPKDREERLEEKVRQVMSRLGIRCEDVDISLRSDSPLADFIISHEFPAKFKYPPNLESYDGTGCPKSHVHKFQAVINVQRNLDHVLCKLFPTTLKGLAQEWYQSLKPGSIQTFKQFSGLFQARFVACIPQKKLSTDLLAIMQRDGETLRKYVERFNKEAMQIEELSQEIAYTALLNGTTNSDLRKELLAKSPK; encoded by the coding sequence ATGGATCCCCCAGGAGATGATATCCCACCAGCCACCAACAGAGGAGACAGGGAAACAGAACCGCCGGCCCTAAATCTGTTTCCCCCAGGCagtgaagaaggagaaaccagtGATTCTCAGGCGATAAGGCAGACGGCACCTCCAATTACCGGAACGCCAAATGAAGAGCCAATCAGCAGTCAGGCGATGTTCAAAGCTTTCCTGGAGATCACCAGTTTACTCAAAGACATCAAAAAGACAGTATCGCTGCAATCGCAAGAGCCCGAATCAACAAAATTATCCGCAGAGAAGTCGACGTCATCCTTAGATAAGGGAAAGGAACCGCTCGGACTAGAAAAGACGCCGGACAACTCTACCCAGAAACAAAACGCCCCCATAACAATCCCGGACGAGGAACGGTGGATGGAAGAACAACACGCTCCCAAGGATAGAGAAGAACGTCTGGAGGAAAAAGTACGTCAGGTCATGAGCAGGCTCGGGATAAGATGCGAAGACGTAGATATCTCCCTTCGGAGTGATTCACCCCTTGCAGATTTCATCATCTCTCACGAGTTCCCTGCTAAATTCAAATATCCTCCGAATTTGGAATCTTATGATGGGACCGGTTGCCCCAAGAGCCATGTGCATAAATTCCAAGCAGTAATCAATGTTCAGAGAAACCTGGATCATGTATTGTGCAAACTTTTTCCCACTACCCTAAAAGGTCTGGCACAGGAATGGTACCAAAGCTTGAAGCCGGGCTCGATACAAACATTCAAGCAATTCTCAGGGTTATTTCAGGCCAGATTCGTAGCATGCATCCCTCAAAAGAAGTTGTCCACGGACCTGCTAGCCATCATGCAAAGAGACGGAGAGACACTCAGGAAATATGTAGAAAGGTTCAACAAGGAGGCGATGCAGATAGAAGAACTGAGTCAGGAGATCGCCTATACAGCATTACTCAACGGGACCACTAATTCAGACCTGAGAAAAGAGTTGCTGGCTAAATCACCAAAATAG
- the LOC126656976 gene encoding uncharacterized protein LOC126656976 — MVEGEETWMTPLTAYLANGILPEDRMEAKRIVILSSKFGIYNGQLYKRSFTHPWLRCVNKQEGEYIMKELHEGTCGAHDGASTLVRKALLQGYYWPTMKEQATTLVRGCWPCQQHALIPRKQASEMKPIGSAWPFAQFGIPKVLITDNGRQFDSAKFRKFCAEYQIDLRFTSDYHPQSNGQIKVANSILLAGLKRRLDEYKGRWVEELYSVLWNYRTTPRESTGETPFALAYGTEAVIPAEIGAPTPRTEENQLNLEENEEELKNNLDLLIEKINRSDIRMEAYRQKMAKHFNSHVKKRKFKLGDLVMRKTEVKKGEAGSGKMQPNWEGPYTISEVIKEGTFKLTNSMGRIIPRTWNANNLRKI; from the exons ATGGTAGAAGGAGAAGAAACCTGGATGACTCCCCTCACAGCATATTTAGCTAATGGAATACTCCCTGAGGACAGAATGGAAGCCAAAAGAATAGTGATACTATCATCAAAGTTCGGAATATACAATGGCCAGCTGTACAAACGGTCATTCACCCATCCCTGGCTAAGGTGTGTGAACAAACAAGAAGGAGAGTACATCATGAAAGAATTACATGAGGGGACCTGCGGAGCACATGATGGAGCATCAACGCTGGTCAGGAAAGCCCTGTTACAAGGCTATTATTGGCCCACAATGAAAGAACAAGCAACAACGCTAGTAAGAGGATGCTGGCCTTGCCAGCaacatgctctgataccaagaaAGCAAGCTTCAGAAATGAAACCGATCGGCAGTGCATGGCCCTTCGCCCA GTTTGGAATACCGAAGGTGCTAATCACAGACAATGGCAGGCAATTCGACTCAGCAAAATTCAGAAAGTTCTGTGCCGAATATCAAATCGATTTGAGGTTCACCTCGGATTACCATCCACAATCAAATGGGCAAATCAAAGTGGCCAACAGTATTCTACTGGCCGGACTAAAAAGAAGATTAGACGAATACAAAGGAAGATGGGTAGAAGAACTCTACAGCGTCCTATGGAACTACCGTACCACCCCTAGGGAATCAACGGGCGAAACTCCATTCGCCCTAGCTTATGGAACGGAGGCTGTAATTCCTGCAGAGATCGGCGCACCTACACCAAGGACAGAGGAAAACCAGCTAAACCTAGAAGAAAACGAAGAAGAGCTCAAGAACAATCTGGATCTCTTGATTGAAAAAATCAACAGATCAGATATCAGGATGGAAGCCTATAGACAAAAgatggccaaacatttcaataGCCATgtcaagaaaagaaaattcaaactagGCGACCTCGTCATGCGGAAGACCGAAGTCAAAAAAGGAGAGGCAGGAAGCGGAAAAATGCAaccaaactgggaaggaccttacACCATCAGCGAGGTCATTAAGGAAGGAACATTCAAGCTCACGAACTCCATGGGAAGAATCATACCAAGGACATGGAACGCCAACAACTTAAGGAAAATTTAG